In one window of Rhinopithecus roxellana isolate Shanxi Qingling chromosome 15, ASM756505v1, whole genome shotgun sequence DNA:
- the TCIRG1 gene encoding V-type proton ATPase 116 kDa subunit a isoform X1, with translation MGSMFRSEEVALVQLFLPTAAAYTCVSRLGELGLVEFRDLNASVSAFQRRFVVDVRRCEELEKTFTFLQEEVRRAGLVLLPPEGRLPAPPPRDLLRIQEETERLAQELRDVRGNQQALRAQLHQLQLHAAVLGQGHGPQLAAAHTDATSERMPLLQAPGGPHQDLRVNFVAGAVEPHKAPALERLLWRACRGFLIASFRELEQPLEHPVTGEPATWMTFLISYWGEQIGQKIRKITDCFHCHVFPFLEQEEARRGALRQLQQQSQELQEVLGETERFLSQVLGRVLQLLPPGQVQVHKMKAVYLALNQCSVSTTHKCLIAEAWCSVRDLPALQEALRDSSTEEGVSAVAHRIPCRDMPPTLIRTNRFTASFQGIVDAYGVGRYQEVNPAPYTIITFPFLFAVMFGDVGHGLLMFLFALAMVLAENRPAVKAAQNEIWQTFFRGRYLLLLMGLFSIYTGFIYNECFSRATSIFPSGWSVAAMANQSGWSDAFLAQHATLTLDPNVTGVFLGPYPFGIDPVWSLAANHLSFLNSFKMKMSVILGVVHMAFGVVLGVFNHVHFGQKHRLLLETLPELTFLLGLFGYLVFLVIYKWLCVSAASAASAPSILIHFINMFLFSHSPTNRPLYPRQEVVQATLVVLALAMVPVLLLGTPLHLLRRHRPHLRRRPAGRQVGPGLRCRGLLGRRGHCPEEDKAGLLDLPDASVNGWSSDEEKAGGLDDEEEAELVPSEVLMHQAIHTIEFCLGCVSNTASYLRLWALSLAHAQLSEVLWAMVMSIGLGLSREVGVAAVVLVPIFAAFAVMTVVILLVMEGLSAFLHALRLHWVEFQNKFYSGTGYRLSPFTFAATDD, from the exons ATGGGCTCCATGTTCCGGAGCGAGGAGGTGGCCCTGGTCCAGCTCTTTCTGCCCACAGCTGCTGCCTACACCTGCGTGAGTCGGCTGGGCGAGCTGGGCCTCGTGGAGTTCAGAGAC CTCAACGCCTCGGTGAGCGCCTTCCAGAGACGCTTTGTGGTTGATGTTCGGCGCTGCGAGGAGCTGGAGAAGACCTTCA CCTTCCTGCAGGAGGAGGTGCGGCGGGCTGGGCTGGTCCTGCTCCCGCCTGAGGGGAGGCTGCCGGCACCCCCACCCCGGGACCTGCTGCGCATCCAGGAGGAGACAGAGCGCCTGGCTCAGGAGTTGCGGGATGTGCGGGGCAACCAGCAGGCCCTGCGGGCCCAGCTGCACCAGCTGCAGCTCCACGCCGCCGTGCTGGGCCAGGGCCATGGACCCCAG CTGGCAGCTGCCCACACAGATGCGACCTCAGAGAGGATGCCCCTGCTACAGGCTCCCGGGGGGCCGCACCAGGACCTGAGGGTCAA CTTTGTGGCAGGTGCCGTGGAGCCCCACAAGGCCCCTGCCCTAGAGCGCCTGCTCTGGAGGGCCTGCCGCGGCTTCCTCATCGCCAGCTTCAGGGAGCTGGAGCAGCCGCTGGAGCACCCCGTGACG GGCGAGCCAGCTACGTGGATGACCTTCCTCATCTCCTACTGGGGCGAGCAGATTGGACAGAAGATCCGCAAGATCACGGACTG CTTCCACTGCCACGTCTTCCCGTTTCTGGAGCAGGAGGAGGCCCGCCGCGGAGCCCTGcggcagctgcagcagcagagCCAGGAGCTGCAGGAG GTCCTGGGGGAGACAGAGCGGTTCCTGAGCCAGGTGCTGGGCCGGGTGCTGCAGCTGCTACCGCCGGGGCAGGTGCAGGTCCACAAGATGAAGGCTGTGTACCTGGCCCTGAACCAGTGCAGTGTGAGCACTACACACAAGTGCCTCATTGCCGAGGCCTGGTGCTCTGTGAGAGACCTGCCTGCCCTGCAGGAGGCCCTTCGGGACAGCTCG ACGGAGGAGGGAGTGAGTGCCGTGGCTCACCGAATCCCCTGCCGGGACATGCCCCCCACGCTCATCCGCACCAACCGCTTCACAGCCAGCTTCCAGGGCATCGTGGACGCCTACGGCGTGGGCCGCTACCAGGAGGTCAACCCCG CTCCCTATACCATCATCACCTTCCCCTTCCTGTTTGCTGTGATGTTTGGGGATGTGGGCCATGGACTGCTCATGTTCCTCTTCGCCCTGGCCATGGTGCTTGCGGAGAACCGGCCGGCAGTGAAGGCCGCACAGAATGAG ATCTGGCAGACTTTCTTCAGGGGCCGCTACCTGCTCCTGCTCATGGGTCTGTTCTCCATCTACACCGGCTTCATCTACAACGAGTGCTTCAGTCGCGCCACCAGCATCTTCCCCTCGGGCTGGAGTGTGGCCGCCATGGCCAACCAGTCTGGCTGGAG TGATGCATTCCTGGCCCAGCACGCGACGCTTACCCTGGATCCCAACGTCACCGGTGTCTTCCTGGGACCCTACCCCTTTGGCATTGACCCT GTCTGGAGCCTGGCTGCCAACCACTTGAGCTTCCTCAACTCCTTCAAGATGAAGATGTCTGTCATCCTGGGGGTTGTGCACATGGCCTTTGGGGTGGTCCTTGGAGTCTTCAACCACGT GCACTTTGGCCAGAAGCACCGGCTGCTGCTGGAGACGCTGCCGGAGCTCACCTTCCTGCTGGGGCTCTTCGGTTACCTCGTCTTCCTAGTCATCTACAAGTGGCTGTGTGTCTCGGCTGCCAGCGCCGCCTCGGCCCCCAGCATCCTCATCCACTTCATCAACATGTTCCTCTTCTCCCACAGCCCCACCAACCGGCCGCTCTACCCCCGGCAG GAGGTGGTCCAGGCCACGCTGGTGGTCCTGGCCTTGGCCATGGTGCCCGTCCTGCTGCTAGGCACACCCCTGCACCTGCTGCGCCGCCACCGCCCCCACCTGCGGAGGAGGCCCGCTGGCCGACAGGTGGGACCGGGCCTAAGGTGTAGGGGGCTGCTTGGGAGGAGAGGCCACTGTCCG GAGGAAGACAAGGCTGGGTTGCTGGACCTGCCTGATGCATCTGTGAATGGCTGGAGCTCCGATGAGGAAAAGGCAGGGGGCCTGGATGATgaagaggaggctgag CTCGTCCCCTCCGAGGTGCTCATGCACCAGGCCATCCACACCATCGAGTTCTGCCTGGGCTGCGTCTCCAATACCGCATCCTACCTGCGCCTGTGGGCCCTGAGCCTGGCCCACGCCC AGCTGTCCGAGGTTCTGTGGGCCATGGTGATGAGCATCGGCCTGGGCCTGAGCCGGGAGGTTGGCGTGGCGGCTGTGGTGCTGGTCCCCATCTTTGCCGCCTTTGCTGTGATGACTGTGGTCATCCTGCTGGTGATGGAAGGGCTCTCGGCCTTCCTGCACGCCCTGCGGCTGCACTG GGTGGAATTCCAGAACAAGTTCTACTCCGGCACAGGCTACAGGTTGAGTCCCTTCACCTTCGCTGCCACAGATGACTAG
- the TCIRG1 gene encoding V-type proton ATPase 116 kDa subunit a isoform X2: MGSMFRSEEVALVQLFLPTAAAYTCVSRLGELGLVEFRDLNASVSAFQRRFVVDVRRCEELEKTFTFLQEEVRRAGLVLLPPEGRLPAPPPRDLLRIQEETERLAQELRDVRGNQQALRAQLHQLQLHAAVLGQGHGPQLAAAHTDATSERMPLLQAPGGPHQDLRVNFVAGAVEPHKAPALERLLWRACRGFLIASFRELEQPLEHPVTGEPATWMTFLISYWGEQIGQKIRKITDCFHCHVFPFLEQEEARRGALRQLQQQSQELQEVLGETERFLSQVLGRVLQLLPPGQVQVHKMKAVYLALNQCSVSTTHKCLIAEAWCSVRDLPALQEALRDSSTEEGVSAVAHRIPCRDMPPTLIRTNRFTASFQGIVDAYGVGRYQEVNPAPYTIITFPFLFAVMFGDVGHGLLMFLFALAMVLAENRPAVKAAQNEIWQTFFRGRYLLLLMGLFSIYTGFIYNECFSRATSIFPSGWSVAAMANQSGWSDAFLAQHATLTLDPNVTGVFLGPYPFGIDPVWSLAANHLSFLNSFKMKMSVILGVVHMAFGVVLGVFNHVHFGQKHRLLLETLPELTFLLGLFGYLVFLVIYKWLCVSAASAASAPSILIHFINMFLFSHSPTNRPLYPRQEVVQATLVVLALAMVPVLLLGTPLHLLRRHRPHLRRRPAGRQEEDKAGLLDLPDASVNGWSSDEEKAGGLDDEEEAELVPSEVLMHQAIHTIEFCLGCVSNTASYLRLWALSLAHAQLSEVLWAMVMSIGLGLSREVGVAAVVLVPIFAAFAVMTVVILLVMEGLSAFLHALRLHWVEFQNKFYSGTGYRLSPFTFAATDD, translated from the exons ATGGGCTCCATGTTCCGGAGCGAGGAGGTGGCCCTGGTCCAGCTCTTTCTGCCCACAGCTGCTGCCTACACCTGCGTGAGTCGGCTGGGCGAGCTGGGCCTCGTGGAGTTCAGAGAC CTCAACGCCTCGGTGAGCGCCTTCCAGAGACGCTTTGTGGTTGATGTTCGGCGCTGCGAGGAGCTGGAGAAGACCTTCA CCTTCCTGCAGGAGGAGGTGCGGCGGGCTGGGCTGGTCCTGCTCCCGCCTGAGGGGAGGCTGCCGGCACCCCCACCCCGGGACCTGCTGCGCATCCAGGAGGAGACAGAGCGCCTGGCTCAGGAGTTGCGGGATGTGCGGGGCAACCAGCAGGCCCTGCGGGCCCAGCTGCACCAGCTGCAGCTCCACGCCGCCGTGCTGGGCCAGGGCCATGGACCCCAG CTGGCAGCTGCCCACACAGATGCGACCTCAGAGAGGATGCCCCTGCTACAGGCTCCCGGGGGGCCGCACCAGGACCTGAGGGTCAA CTTTGTGGCAGGTGCCGTGGAGCCCCACAAGGCCCCTGCCCTAGAGCGCCTGCTCTGGAGGGCCTGCCGCGGCTTCCTCATCGCCAGCTTCAGGGAGCTGGAGCAGCCGCTGGAGCACCCCGTGACG GGCGAGCCAGCTACGTGGATGACCTTCCTCATCTCCTACTGGGGCGAGCAGATTGGACAGAAGATCCGCAAGATCACGGACTG CTTCCACTGCCACGTCTTCCCGTTTCTGGAGCAGGAGGAGGCCCGCCGCGGAGCCCTGcggcagctgcagcagcagagCCAGGAGCTGCAGGAG GTCCTGGGGGAGACAGAGCGGTTCCTGAGCCAGGTGCTGGGCCGGGTGCTGCAGCTGCTACCGCCGGGGCAGGTGCAGGTCCACAAGATGAAGGCTGTGTACCTGGCCCTGAACCAGTGCAGTGTGAGCACTACACACAAGTGCCTCATTGCCGAGGCCTGGTGCTCTGTGAGAGACCTGCCTGCCCTGCAGGAGGCCCTTCGGGACAGCTCG ACGGAGGAGGGAGTGAGTGCCGTGGCTCACCGAATCCCCTGCCGGGACATGCCCCCCACGCTCATCCGCACCAACCGCTTCACAGCCAGCTTCCAGGGCATCGTGGACGCCTACGGCGTGGGCCGCTACCAGGAGGTCAACCCCG CTCCCTATACCATCATCACCTTCCCCTTCCTGTTTGCTGTGATGTTTGGGGATGTGGGCCATGGACTGCTCATGTTCCTCTTCGCCCTGGCCATGGTGCTTGCGGAGAACCGGCCGGCAGTGAAGGCCGCACAGAATGAG ATCTGGCAGACTTTCTTCAGGGGCCGCTACCTGCTCCTGCTCATGGGTCTGTTCTCCATCTACACCGGCTTCATCTACAACGAGTGCTTCAGTCGCGCCACCAGCATCTTCCCCTCGGGCTGGAGTGTGGCCGCCATGGCCAACCAGTCTGGCTGGAG TGATGCATTCCTGGCCCAGCACGCGACGCTTACCCTGGATCCCAACGTCACCGGTGTCTTCCTGGGACCCTACCCCTTTGGCATTGACCCT GTCTGGAGCCTGGCTGCCAACCACTTGAGCTTCCTCAACTCCTTCAAGATGAAGATGTCTGTCATCCTGGGGGTTGTGCACATGGCCTTTGGGGTGGTCCTTGGAGTCTTCAACCACGT GCACTTTGGCCAGAAGCACCGGCTGCTGCTGGAGACGCTGCCGGAGCTCACCTTCCTGCTGGGGCTCTTCGGTTACCTCGTCTTCCTAGTCATCTACAAGTGGCTGTGTGTCTCGGCTGCCAGCGCCGCCTCGGCCCCCAGCATCCTCATCCACTTCATCAACATGTTCCTCTTCTCCCACAGCCCCACCAACCGGCCGCTCTACCCCCGGCAG GAGGTGGTCCAGGCCACGCTGGTGGTCCTGGCCTTGGCCATGGTGCCCGTCCTGCTGCTAGGCACACCCCTGCACCTGCTGCGCCGCCACCGCCCCCACCTGCGGAGGAGGCCCGCTGGCCGACAG GAGGAAGACAAGGCTGGGTTGCTGGACCTGCCTGATGCATCTGTGAATGGCTGGAGCTCCGATGAGGAAAAGGCAGGGGGCCTGGATGATgaagaggaggctgag CTCGTCCCCTCCGAGGTGCTCATGCACCAGGCCATCCACACCATCGAGTTCTGCCTGGGCTGCGTCTCCAATACCGCATCCTACCTGCGCCTGTGGGCCCTGAGCCTGGCCCACGCCC AGCTGTCCGAGGTTCTGTGGGCCATGGTGATGAGCATCGGCCTGGGCCTGAGCCGGGAGGTTGGCGTGGCGGCTGTGGTGCTGGTCCCCATCTTTGCCGCCTTTGCTGTGATGACTGTGGTCATCCTGCTGGTGATGGAAGGGCTCTCGGCCTTCCTGCACGCCCTGCGGCTGCACTG GGTGGAATTCCAGAACAAGTTCTACTCCGGCACAGGCTACAGGTTGAGTCCCTTCACCTTCGCTGCCACAGATGACTAG
- the TCIRG1 gene encoding V-type proton ATPase 116 kDa subunit a isoform X3, producing MLVRVLPGGPGGGGRVGGWSSPAQPRGRQLCGRCRGAPQGPCPRAPALEGLPRLPHRQLQGAGAAAGAPRDGRASYVDDLPHLLLGRADWTEDPQDHGLEEARRGALRQLQQQSQELQEVLGETERFLSQVLGRVLQLLPPGQVQVHKMKAVYLALNQCSVSTTHKCLIAEAWCSVRDLPALQEALRDSSTEEGVSAVAHRIPCRDMPPTLIRTNRFTASFQGIVDAYGVGRYQEVNPAPYTIITFPFLFAVMFGDVGHGLLMFLFALAMVLAENRPAVKAAQNEIWQTFFRGRYLLLLMGLFSIYTGFIYNECFSRATSIFPSGWSVAAMANQSGWSDAFLAQHATLTLDPNVTGVFLGPYPFGIDPVWSLAANHLSFLNSFKMKMSVILGVVHMAFGVVLGVFNHVHFGQKHRLLLETLPELTFLLGLFGYLVFLVIYKWLCVSAASAASAPSILIHFINMFLFSHSPTNRPLYPRQEVVQATLVVLALAMVPVLLLGTPLHLLRRHRPHLRRRPAGRQVGPGLRCRGLLGRRGHCPEEDKAGLLDLPDASVNGWSSDEEKAGGLDDEEEAELVPSEVLMHQAIHTIEFCLGCVSNTASYLRLWALSLAHAQLSEVLWAMVMSIGLGLSREVGVAAVVLVPIFAAFAVMTVVILLVMEGLSAFLHALRLHWVEFQNKFYSGTGYRLSPFTFAATDD from the exons ATGCTGGTCAGGGTCCTGCCCGGAGGGCCTGGTGGGGGAGGCAGGGTGGGAGGTTGGAGCAGCCCTGCCCAGCCCCGTGGCCGCCAGCTTTGTGGCAGGTGCCGTGGAGCCCCACAAGGCCCCTGCCCTAGAGCGCCTGCTCTGGAGGGCCTGCCGCGGCTTCCTCATCGCCAGCTTCAGGGAGCTGGAGCAGCCGCTGGAGCACCCCGTGACG GGCGAGCCAGCTACGTGGATGACCTTCCTCATCTCCTACTGGGGCGAGCAGATTGGACAGAAGATCCGCAAGATCACGGACTG GAGGAGGCCCGCCGCGGAGCCCTGcggcagctgcagcagcagagCCAGGAGCTGCAGGAG GTCCTGGGGGAGACAGAGCGGTTCCTGAGCCAGGTGCTGGGCCGGGTGCTGCAGCTGCTACCGCCGGGGCAGGTGCAGGTCCACAAGATGAAGGCTGTGTACCTGGCCCTGAACCAGTGCAGTGTGAGCACTACACACAAGTGCCTCATTGCCGAGGCCTGGTGCTCTGTGAGAGACCTGCCTGCCCTGCAGGAGGCCCTTCGGGACAGCTCG ACGGAGGAGGGAGTGAGTGCCGTGGCTCACCGAATCCCCTGCCGGGACATGCCCCCCACGCTCATCCGCACCAACCGCTTCACAGCCAGCTTCCAGGGCATCGTGGACGCCTACGGCGTGGGCCGCTACCAGGAGGTCAACCCCG CTCCCTATACCATCATCACCTTCCCCTTCCTGTTTGCTGTGATGTTTGGGGATGTGGGCCATGGACTGCTCATGTTCCTCTTCGCCCTGGCCATGGTGCTTGCGGAGAACCGGCCGGCAGTGAAGGCCGCACAGAATGAG ATCTGGCAGACTTTCTTCAGGGGCCGCTACCTGCTCCTGCTCATGGGTCTGTTCTCCATCTACACCGGCTTCATCTACAACGAGTGCTTCAGTCGCGCCACCAGCATCTTCCCCTCGGGCTGGAGTGTGGCCGCCATGGCCAACCAGTCTGGCTGGAG TGATGCATTCCTGGCCCAGCACGCGACGCTTACCCTGGATCCCAACGTCACCGGTGTCTTCCTGGGACCCTACCCCTTTGGCATTGACCCT GTCTGGAGCCTGGCTGCCAACCACTTGAGCTTCCTCAACTCCTTCAAGATGAAGATGTCTGTCATCCTGGGGGTTGTGCACATGGCCTTTGGGGTGGTCCTTGGAGTCTTCAACCACGT GCACTTTGGCCAGAAGCACCGGCTGCTGCTGGAGACGCTGCCGGAGCTCACCTTCCTGCTGGGGCTCTTCGGTTACCTCGTCTTCCTAGTCATCTACAAGTGGCTGTGTGTCTCGGCTGCCAGCGCCGCCTCGGCCCCCAGCATCCTCATCCACTTCATCAACATGTTCCTCTTCTCCCACAGCCCCACCAACCGGCCGCTCTACCCCCGGCAG GAGGTGGTCCAGGCCACGCTGGTGGTCCTGGCCTTGGCCATGGTGCCCGTCCTGCTGCTAGGCACACCCCTGCACCTGCTGCGCCGCCACCGCCCCCACCTGCGGAGGAGGCCCGCTGGCCGACAGGTGGGACCGGGCCTAAGGTGTAGGGGGCTGCTTGGGAGGAGAGGCCACTGTCCG GAGGAAGACAAGGCTGGGTTGCTGGACCTGCCTGATGCATCTGTGAATGGCTGGAGCTCCGATGAGGAAAAGGCAGGGGGCCTGGATGATgaagaggaggctgag CTCGTCCCCTCCGAGGTGCTCATGCACCAGGCCATCCACACCATCGAGTTCTGCCTGGGCTGCGTCTCCAATACCGCATCCTACCTGCGCCTGTGGGCCCTGAGCCTGGCCCACGCCC AGCTGTCCGAGGTTCTGTGGGCCATGGTGATGAGCATCGGCCTGGGCCTGAGCCGGGAGGTTGGCGTGGCGGCTGTGGTGCTGGTCCCCATCTTTGCCGCCTTTGCTGTGATGACTGTGGTCATCCTGCTGGTGATGGAAGGGCTCTCGGCCTTCCTGCACGCCCTGCGGCTGCACTG GGTGGAATTCCAGAACAAGTTCTACTCCGGCACAGGCTACAGGTTGAGTCCCTTCACCTTCGCTGCCACAGATGACTAG
- the TCIRG1 gene encoding V-type proton ATPase 116 kDa subunit a isoform X4, translating into MLVRVLPGGPGGGGRVGGWSSPAQPRGRQLCGRCRGAPQGPCPRAPALEGLPRLPHRQLQGAGAAAGAPRDGRASYVDDLPHLLLGRADWTEDPQDHGLLPLPRLPVSGAGGGPPRSPAAAAAAEPGAAGGPGGDRAVPEPGAGPGAAAATAGAGAGPQDEGCVPGPEPVQCEHYTQVPHCRGLVLCERPACPAGGPSGQLASFQGIVDAYGVGRYQEVNPAPYTIITFPFLFAVMFGDVGHGLLMFLFALAMVLAENRPAVKAAQNEIWQTFFRGRYLLLLMGLFSIYTGFIYNECFSRATSIFPSGWSVAAMANQSGWSDAFLAQHATLTLDPNVTGVFLGPYPFGIDPVWSLAANHLSFLNSFKMKMSVILGVVHMAFGVVLGVFNHVHFGQKHRLLLETLPELTFLLGLFGYLVFLVIYKWLCVSAASAASAPSILIHFINMFLFSHSPTNRPLYPRQEVVQATLVVLALAMVPVLLLGTPLHLLRRHRPHLRRRPAGRQVGPGLRCRGLLGRRGHCPEEDKAGLLDLPDASVNGWSSDEEKAGGLDDEEEAELVPSEVLMHQAIHTIEFCLGCVSNTASYLRLWALSLAHAQLSEVLWAMVMSIGLGLSREVGVAAVVLVPIFAAFAVMTVVILLVMEGLSAFLHALRLHWVEFQNKFYSGTGYRLSPFTFAATDD; encoded by the exons ATGCTGGTCAGGGTCCTGCCCGGAGGGCCTGGTGGGGGAGGCAGGGTGGGAGGTTGGAGCAGCCCTGCCCAGCCCCGTGGCCGCCAGCTTTGTGGCAGGTGCCGTGGAGCCCCACAAGGCCCCTGCCCTAGAGCGCCTGCTCTGGAGGGCCTGCCGCGGCTTCCTCATCGCCAGCTTCAGGGAGCTGGAGCAGCCGCTGGAGCACCCCGTGACG GGCGAGCCAGCTACGTGGATGACCTTCCTCATCTCCTACTGGGGCGAGCAGATTGGACAGAAGATCCGCAAGATCACGGACTG CTTCCACTGCCACGTCTTCCCGTTTCTGGAGCAGGAGGAGGCCCGCCGCGGAGCCCTGcggcagctgcagcagcagagCCAGGAGCTGCAGGAG GTCCTGGGGGAGACAGAGCGGTTCCTGAGCCAGGTGCTGGGCCGGGTGCTGCAGCTGCTACCGCCGGGGCAGGTGCAGGTCCACAAGATGAAGGCTGTGTACCTGGCCCTGAACCAGTGCAGTGTGAGCACTACACACAAGTGCCTCATTGCCGAGGCCTGGTGCTCTGTGAGAGACCTGCCTGCCCTGCAGGAGGCCCTTCGGGACAGCTCG CCAGCTTCCAGGGCATCGTGGACGCCTACGGCGTGGGCCGCTACCAGGAGGTCAACCCCG CTCCCTATACCATCATCACCTTCCCCTTCCTGTTTGCTGTGATGTTTGGGGATGTGGGCCATGGACTGCTCATGTTCCTCTTCGCCCTGGCCATGGTGCTTGCGGAGAACCGGCCGGCAGTGAAGGCCGCACAGAATGAG ATCTGGCAGACTTTCTTCAGGGGCCGCTACCTGCTCCTGCTCATGGGTCTGTTCTCCATCTACACCGGCTTCATCTACAACGAGTGCTTCAGTCGCGCCACCAGCATCTTCCCCTCGGGCTGGAGTGTGGCCGCCATGGCCAACCAGTCTGGCTGGAG TGATGCATTCCTGGCCCAGCACGCGACGCTTACCCTGGATCCCAACGTCACCGGTGTCTTCCTGGGACCCTACCCCTTTGGCATTGACCCT GTCTGGAGCCTGGCTGCCAACCACTTGAGCTTCCTCAACTCCTTCAAGATGAAGATGTCTGTCATCCTGGGGGTTGTGCACATGGCCTTTGGGGTGGTCCTTGGAGTCTTCAACCACGT GCACTTTGGCCAGAAGCACCGGCTGCTGCTGGAGACGCTGCCGGAGCTCACCTTCCTGCTGGGGCTCTTCGGTTACCTCGTCTTCCTAGTCATCTACAAGTGGCTGTGTGTCTCGGCTGCCAGCGCCGCCTCGGCCCCCAGCATCCTCATCCACTTCATCAACATGTTCCTCTTCTCCCACAGCCCCACCAACCGGCCGCTCTACCCCCGGCAG GAGGTGGTCCAGGCCACGCTGGTGGTCCTGGCCTTGGCCATGGTGCCCGTCCTGCTGCTAGGCACACCCCTGCACCTGCTGCGCCGCCACCGCCCCCACCTGCGGAGGAGGCCCGCTGGCCGACAGGTGGGACCGGGCCTAAGGTGTAGGGGGCTGCTTGGGAGGAGAGGCCACTGTCCG GAGGAAGACAAGGCTGGGTTGCTGGACCTGCCTGATGCATCTGTGAATGGCTGGAGCTCCGATGAGGAAAAGGCAGGGGGCCTGGATGATgaagaggaggctgag CTCGTCCCCTCCGAGGTGCTCATGCACCAGGCCATCCACACCATCGAGTTCTGCCTGGGCTGCGTCTCCAATACCGCATCCTACCTGCGCCTGTGGGCCCTGAGCCTGGCCCACGCCC AGCTGTCCGAGGTTCTGTGGGCCATGGTGATGAGCATCGGCCTGGGCCTGAGCCGGGAGGTTGGCGTGGCGGCTGTGGTGCTGGTCCCCATCTTTGCCGCCTTTGCTGTGATGACTGTGGTCATCCTGCTGGTGATGGAAGGGCTCTCGGCCTTCCTGCACGCCCTGCGGCTGCACTG GGTGGAATTCCAGAACAAGTTCTACTCCGGCACAGGCTACAGGTTGAGTCCCTTCACCTTCGCTGCCACAGATGACTAG
- the NDUFS8 gene encoding NADH dehydrogenase [ubiquinone] iron-sulfur protein 8, mitochondrial, giving the protein MRCLTMPMLLRALAQAAHAGPPGGRTLHSSAVAATYKYVNMQEPKMDMKSVTNRAARTLLWTELFRGLGMTLSYLFREPATINYPFEKGPLSPRFRGEHALRRYPSGEERCIACKLCEAVCPAQAITIEAEPRADGSRRTTRYDIDMTKCIYCGFCQEACPVDAIVEGPNFEFSTETHEELLYNKEKLLNNGDKWEAEIAANIQADYLYR; this is encoded by the exons ATGCGCTGCCTGACCATGCCCATGCTGCTGCGGGCCCTGGCCCAGGCTGCACATGCAG GACCTCCTGGTGGCCGGACCCTCCACAGCAGTGCAGTGGCAGCCACTTACA AGTATGTGAACATGCAGGAGCCTAAGATGGACATGAAGTCAGTGACTAACCGGGCAGCCCGGACCCTGCTGTGGACTGAGCTCTTCCGAG GCTTGGGCATGACCCTGAGCTACCTGTTCCGGGAACCCGCCACCATCAACTACCCGTTCGAGAAGGGCCCGCTGAGCCCTCGCTTCCGTGGGGAGCACGCACTGCGCCGGTACCCATCCGGGGAGGAGCGCTGCATTGCCTGCAAGCTCTGCGAGGCCGTCTGCCCCGCCCAG GCCATCACCATCGAGGCTGAGCCAAGAGCTGATGGCAGCCGCCGGACCACCCGCTATGACATCGACATGACCAAGTGTATCTACTGCGGCTTCTGCCAGGAGGCTTGCCCCGTGGATGCCATCGTCGAG GGCCCCAACTTTGAGTTCTCCACGGAGACGCATGAGGAGCTGCTGTACAACAAGGAGAAGCTGCTCAACAATGGGGACAAGTGGGAGGCCGAGATTGCCGCCAACATCCAGGCTGACTACCTGTACCGGTGA
- the LOC115893484 gene encoding uncharacterized protein LOC115893484 → MSHGVAPEAVNASPDIATVSGVLLVCLLQLPFPSGCSPEARLSVLLVGLVLTSGGQACQHRNNMTRSELWSDPCVCLAGAPAAAIATSCAHSNPSQCSVTRVAPVQVLVCPLEHSQVLQAMSCVPDVSTPATDWERIGVSPNSSHDGHGRGFHIVSAVHRQTWHCATCVTHSLSCNLNNQSRR, encoded by the coding sequence ATGAGCCATGGGGTAGCACCTGAGGCCGTCAACGCCTCCCCGGATATAGCCACCGTGTCCGGGGTCCTGCTTGTGTGCCTGTTGCAGCTTCCCTTCCCCAGTGGCTGCTCCCCTGAGGCCCGGCTTTCCGTTCTCTTAGTGGGTCTCGTGCTTACCAGCGGGGGCCAGGCCTGTCAGCACAGGAACAATATGACTCGGTCAGAGCTCTGGTCAGACCCCTGTGTGTGCCTGGCAGGAGCCCCGGCAGCCGCCATCGCTACTTCCTGTGCGCACAGCAACCCCTCCCAGTGTTCTGTGACTCGGGTGGCTCCTGTTCAAGTCCTAGTTTGTCCCCTGGAGCACTCCCAGGTCCTCCAGGCCATGAGCTGCGTCCCTGATGTCTCTACTCCAGCCACAGACTGGGAGCGCATAGGAGTGTCCCCAAACAGCAGTCACGATGGTCACGGCCGTGGCTTCCACATAGTGAGTGCTGTCCACAGACAGACGTGGCACTGTGCCACGTGTGTGACTCACAGCCTCTCCTGTAACCTCAACAACCAGTCGAGGAGGTAG